DNA sequence from the Thunnus maccoyii chromosome 7, fThuMac1.1, whole genome shotgun sequence genome:
TAGCTGATAGCTACATTTGACCCTGTGCGGGTGCagcaataaaataatgtaagtCGTTAATCATTATCATAAATCAGTGATTAACGTGAACTTCTCTTCATCCCATTTATGACCTTCATCACATCAAACCCACCAGACTTCACCTGCAGTTAACAGAGATTTGTCAAGTCATGTGTTTGCTTGTAAAAGGTTAATATCTACTTTATAAGTGTCCAGATGCACTGTGGAAATATCTGCAgaagcctccagctgctggagaagttacATCTGATCTCCCATCTACACCACTCTCTGAAGCAGGTCAGTTCAGCCAGATATTTGTTGTCTCTGTGTAATTGATAATACACTGctttgttgtcattattattactattgttgttgttgaatgttACAATTACACATTGTTAATAATTAAATGTAGGTCttagtcaaattaaataaagtgtATTCGTAGAGTGCTACTTTATATGCAGTAGAATGACACAAAGGACTTAATGCAATGGTGTAACAGTCTggatgttttgtatgtttgaataCAGCTGCAAGTGAAGCAACATCTAACATCATATCAAACACTCCAGCTACCCTCAGTGAAACACAACCTGCAGCAGATGAGTTCTGTTCATTGTatgttacagctgcagttatgtAACTAATGTCAATATGGACAAATCCAGACACATTTTACTCTAATTCTATCAAATATTCACAATCAGTTATGAACCtttttcactcatgtaattGAACAGTACTGGTCAATCGTTTTCTATAATTTAtgcttcagatgtgtttattgcCTGATATGTTGTAatttatgaatcattgtgtGTTCTTACTAAAGGATTAATAACTATATTTGCAGGTATGTTGGTGGGGTAGGGGCAACAAATCCTTATCTCGCCTAGGGCACCAAAATGGCTAGAGTCGGCCCTgccttaacatccaccctttttatagaattttcgcctatttggcacacccaaatggaaaagcttataacagaagaactgtaaggccatgatgcatgtattaggctgTACAAAGGTGCTTAAGCAATGTACTTACATAACCAGTCACAGACCACACTTGCTTTCCTCTGACAAACAAGACCTCTGTCCTGCCATAGCAAGATGGCACTTAAGGTAATGGGTATCACTCATGAGCCACAGCACGCAGCAATATGATAACATACATGCAAAACCTCCACTGTCTTTCAGTGAACTTAGACAGAGATTGGATGTGCATAGCGTAAAACAGAGTAAAATCAACAATACAAAATGCAGGTGGAGTAATTTGACAAACATTAGTTGAGAGCTAAAGAACACACACACCGTTGTTATTGTATTAGTCAGCTAAAGCTTAGCAGCCTGGATATCCATCATATGGTGTCATTTATAGATGCAAAGTTCACaagactgtctgtgtgtcagagtgCAAAATACCATATCgtcctaaaagaaaaaaaatgtcaaacttttaaGTAACACAAATCACAAGACATTGTGATCTAATGGATGTATTCAtgcataatatataataataaattatcgAGTCAATATTAGCTCATGAAATTATGTAACACTCAATGGATCAACAGTTTATGAATGTCACACATTAATGaacaaatcattaaatcaaCATCTCTGGCTGAGTTCTTACTGGACACCCTGCAGCGAGCCAGTCAGTTCCCAGTTAACCAGTTCAGATACAGTAGTGTTTTCCAATCTTAGACCCAAAAGCTTGTCAGAGCAGTGAATGGATCAGCCtctacaacagcaacaaattAAATTGTTCTAAAGGATTTGGTCTTCTAGTGttagaaagatagatagatattactgtaagtacattatAGGATAGTAGATGTTTTGAATCTAGGTTTCACATATTGATTGTTCAAAGGTGTACTTGTCATGGAAAGACTGAAaagactaaacacacacacatgaaataatacacaaaacactgctgggttgaagtttaaaaattataattatacaataaggatacagaacacacaaagatttgcatcaaCTTGTCTCAACAACCAAAGAGCAAACCTAATCTATTATAGTGTCTGAAGGAACAGAGAAATGATCTGTGAGTGGTCAATGGCACACAGCCACAAGATATACATCTGCATGCACATGTACAAAGCAAAGGAACAATGATCTTACTCCCACAATTctgtacattaaaatgataaaccaATCATCTGATCATCTCATCACCTCAACACACTCCACTGACTTCACACTAAAGATCAGTTTACTAGATAAGTTTATTTTCTGAGTTCAGGCTTAGAGACTGCTCATTTTCAACAGAAACTCTGCATTACAGACTGAGGGTGAGGAGTATAAAAGATGTGGGCATTTAGGCAGCAAGGGTCTAATGAAAAGATGTTtggtgttgcattatggaaaATGTGAGGATCCAGCGTTTTCAGAGCTTCGCCCTTACTAGGGACAAAAAATCAGTATCTCTCAGCGTCTGTTGCTTAGATTTTGTCCACCCTTTCTTCAAATATCTCTTGTGAGCTGGAGTACCTCTTTAAACGCCTTCATTCTGGACTAATCGTTGAAGATTGTAAATTAAATCTTAGTATTAGTATAGTGAGCTATTATTGATGATCTTAAAATCCCTGTACACTCATTCTGGTCTTTGTTAAAGGTCTGAGGCAGGTTTCCCACTTACTGTAGGTGCAACAAAACTAACAGGAAAGTTGGGGGAAATGTTAGTCAATTTTGATTGtactcatacacacatttttaagagGAGGTATGCTTTgacaaaataactaaaaacaccTCTTTCGGTGGACCATGACTATGCATGTGCCTTAATCATTTATGCACCAAATCTCAACTAGGCTTGCAGTTTGGTGTTGAAACAATAAACAAGACTGGTTGCCTTTgacttaaaggggaactccaccaattttacgCATCAAAGTATGTTTACAGGTCTTGAGGAGTActaaaaaatatgtgaaaaaaagtttcataaaGCCCATTTTGGCTCCAGGTGTGGCCTGCGCCAAGTCTGCTGAATTGCCtaaagtgatgtcacttgagtcagtgtcgGTTGGgtctgaagactacaagtttgaaataaaaataatatctgGGTGTGGAGGTTAGAAAGGAGTGCAATTACCAGATTTCTTTTTGCACACTCCTGCTCGCTTACTTGAAGcaagcagctccaggctacgttagctgctactagcataacacacctgaatctctgattaaaatgtcagcagtcacgttgcattgtgggtaatgtaggaaCCAGGTTCTGACAAGGAGGAACAATGTGTGGAATTAAAAGATGATTTTGGTtatgctgcattgattttgaccCTTTTTTGGTGGAGTACCCTTTTAATACTTGTCAATATCTTCTGATCTACATGACTGAtcgttttatttcatttttattcattttgtggaggataatattcatatattacGCCAACTAGTTTTCAGCTGCAAGTCAGATCCAACTTGTGATATGGAGAACATGGAGATCCTTGTTATTGAGGCTTTGTGTTTGACTGGGATGAGAACAGCTGAAACAATGGAGAGCATTAGCGAGGCATGGCTAATATCCTGAAGCTCTCGGGGGAATAGGTGAAGCCAAGCACTCCCTCCAAGCTGGGCATTTCTCCAGGAACAGCAGAGAAGGTGAAGCGTTGCAGTAGGcatgtaaagaaaagaaacaactcCATTCTGGCCAGGTGCTCCCCCAAACACACACGTTTACCTGTGAAGAAACAGTTGACAGCAGTTTAAGGTTGGTAGATTCCTAGTTTTCCCTTAGAAACTATGTTAGCTGCAATTCTCGTAAGCCAAATAGTGTTATAGAAAGCGGAGGAAAAAAACCTGCTGAAAATGGTAGGAATGCGTCTCTTCTGCGGAAGTTGCCCTCTGAATCCAAGAAATGTTCAGGATTGAAGATATCTGGAGTCGCCCACTCATCCTTATCAAAAAGCACTGATGAAAGGATTGTAGTAATAGCTGTTCCCTGGAAAAACAGTCATGAGATATTATCTAATATCAGtaaataatcatttataaaTTTTATAGCTGGACATTCACCACCAAGTAAGTCTGGTAAATTGTGCTTCACCTTGGGTATGAAGTATCCTCCCAGTGTAGTGTCTTTACTGGCCATTTTGGGGAATCCCAGAGGAACAATATTCCCCATCCTTTGAATCTCATGGATGACGGCATCAGCGTAGGGCATGTTGGGTCTGTCGGCCAGTGTAGGCTGACGAGACTGTCCAACCACTCTGTCTATCTCTGCCTGGACTTTCTCTGGGTGAGGAAGCAGAGTCAGAACTATGGTTCAAAtagcataaaaaaacatccataaacTCCATGGGAATATTCAGGTGCTTCATATGGCTAATGAGGAGGATGAACTGACTTACTCTGTATCTCTGGGTAGTGCATCATGTATAGGAGAGCCCAGCGTAAAGTGGTAGCAGCTGATTCTGTCCCAGCCTCAAGCAGGTCGATGGTGCAAACGAGCAGGGTCTCGATGTTGAAGCCAGCCTGGGGATCCTTCTTCTTCTGGCAATGCgacaacagaaaacactgttaTTGTACGACATTAAACACAGTGCTCTGCTCTCATATTCTACTTTATATGAACCATGAAACAAATAATCAGTAAGTTTTCTGAGCCAAGCAAAACTCTTGAGAGGCATGTGTGGAGCCATATTAAGGATATTTTCCATTTGCCTAATCATCCCTATAAAGCAACAGAGAGTTTGAGGGGGTGCTATACTATATCATGTCTAAATTCAAtagtgaaaaaatatatttaccaCCCTTCAGTTACAATAGTTTGCTATTATGTGAAGAAGCATTTAATCTTTTCTCTGTGCACAAGAGGTTTGTATTTTGCACAGATGAATAggccttttttgtttgtttgttattgcaCTCTATCAAGCCATTTCCATTATGGGACAATACAGTTTCCATTACATTTGACTGTATACATTTTAAACGAGTTCAAGGAAGCTTTACTGAAAATATGGTAACAGCTTACCTTCTCCATCTCTGCCAGGTATACATCAATATAATCACGAGGGTCATCAGGGTTCCACTCCTCCTGGTGCCTCTCTATTTCCTTTTGCAGGAACACTTCAATCTCCTTGTAGTTAGCGTGGACAGTCTGGTGAGGTCCCGGCAGGTACTTCATCAAACCAGGAAAGGCATCATACAGCTGTTGATGGAACAAACTTTCAGGTCAGTAAAAGACCAGCACTGCAGTTTGTTCTGTGAGTACAGCTCAATAGTTGAACTCAGGTGACAGATCAGTAATTACCTGAGTCTGAGCTGAGCCAGCGAGCAAAACAGCCTCATTGTCCAACTCCAGAATCTTG
Encoded proteins:
- the LOC121900958 gene encoding cytochrome P450 2J2-like — its product is MIFQALFGCMDFTGWLLFSFVVLLLTDVVRNWRPHSFPPGPWAMPFLGNVFTGVDFKTMEKLAKEYGPVFSLRRGSERMVFISGYKMVKEALVSQLDSFVDRPTVPLFHVVFKGIGIVMSNGYLWKKQRKFTNTHLRYFGEGQKSLEKYTEEECHFLCEAFKEEQGRPFNPQYTISNAVSNIICSVVFGHRFEYSDQSFCKILELDNEAVLLAGSAQTQLYDAFPGLMKYLPGPHQTVHANYKEIEVFLQKEIERHQEEWNPDDPRDYIDVYLAEMEKKKKDPQAGFNIETLLVCTIDLLEAGTESAATTLRWALLYMMHYPEIQKKVQAEIDRVVGQSRQPTLADRPNMPYADAVIHEIQRMGNIVPLGFPKMASKDTTLGGYFIPKGTAITTILSSVLFDKDEWATPDIFNPEHFLDSEGNFRRRDAFLPFSAGKRVCLGEHLARMELFLFFTCLLQRFTFSAVPGEMPSLEGVLGFTYSPESFRILAMPR